One Maribacter sp. HTCC2170 genomic window, AGGACAGCTTACAGGTACTATTATTGCTGAAGAAAACGAATTGAGGAATTATTCCGGTGTCGTTGGTGCATTACAAAATAGAGTTGGAAGATTAATATACAACGGTGTTCCCACAGGAGTGGATGTTTGCCCCTCAATGCACCATGGTGGTCCTTATCCTTCATCCACAGATAGTCGTTTTACGGCAGTGGGGATTCATTCTATAAAAAGATGGGTGAGACCAATAAGCTTTCAGGACTGGCCAAATGGGCAATTACCGGAAGAATTACAAAACTCCAACCCTCTTGGTATTACAAGACTGGTGAATAATGTTCAAACCAAGGATACTATCTAATTTTATTCAAAATGGGTCGTACTACGTTTACTTGTATTGATGCTCATACCTGTGGGAATCCCGTTAGAGTTGTATCGAAAGGAGGTCCAGAATTGTTGGGTGATAACATGAGTGAAAAACGCCAACACTTTCTAAAGGAGTATGACTGGATACGAAAAGGCTTGATGTTTGAACCGCGAGGTCACGATATGATGAGTGGTAGTATTTTTTATCCCCCTTCAAATCCTGAAAATGATTTTGGTATTCTGTTTATTGAGACTAGTGGCTGTTTGCCCATGTGTGGTCACGGTACCATAGGTTCAATCACTATTGGAATAGAAGAAGGGTTGTTAAAACCTAAAACTCCTGGAAAAGTACGAATGGAGACACCTGCCGGACTGGTTCAGGTAGAATACCAACAAACGAAAAATAAGGTAGATTGGGTGAAACTCACTAATGTGAAATCATATTTGGCGGCCACTGATTTGACAATTGATTGCTCCGAACTTGGCGAATTGGTTTTTGATGTTTCGTACGGTGGCAATTTTTACGCTATCGTTGATCCCCAAAAGAATTTTCCAGGAATTCAGGATTTTACAGCGAGTAAGTTGATCCAGTATAGTCAGGAAATTCGCGATAAGATCAATAAAAAGTTTCCTAGCATGTTTGTTCATCCCGAGAATGAAACCATCAATGGTGTAAGTCACATGTTGTGGACGGGAGATACAATTTCTCCGAACGCAACTGCCAGAAACGCCGTTTTCTATGGTGATAAGGCAATCGACCGTTCTCCATGTGGTACAGGCACATCGGCAAGATTGGCCCAGTGGCATGCAAAAGGGAAACTAAAGATAGGCGAAGAGTTTATTCATGAGAGTTATATCGGGTCCCAATTTATTGGTAGGGTAGAAGAAGAAGTTACTCTAAATGGTATACCAGCCATTATTCCAAGTATTCAAGGATGGGCGAGAATTTATGGTCATAACACCATCAGTATTGATGATGATGACCCATATGCACATGGTTTTCAGGTAATTTAGTATGAGTAAGAATGTTATTGTAATAGGAGGGGGGATAATCGGACTTTGCTCTGCTTATTATTTAAGTAAAGAGGGCCACCGGGTCACTGTAATTGATAAGTCGGATATTACTTCCGGAGCATCTTTTGTAAATGCTGGTTACTTAACCCCTAGTCATATCATTCCCATTGCCTCACCCGGTATGATTGCCAAGGGAATAAAATGGATGTTCAATTCTTCGAGTCCATTTTATATGAAACCTCGTTTTGATTTGGATTTTTTCAAGTGGTCCTGGTACTTCCATAGGGCCTCAACCAATGAAAAAGTAGAAAGGGCGATTCCTGTTATAAAGGATATCAACCTCTTAAGTAGGGATTTGTTTGAAGATTTAAAATCATCAAATGATTTGGGTGATTTTCAATTAGAACGTAAAGGGCTATTAATGCTTTATAAGACTGATGCTGCCGGAGAAGAAGAAATGACGGTAGCAGAAAAAGCGAAGTATTTAGGATTGGAAGTTTCATTGTTGAATAAACAACAACTGGATGCTATTGAACCCAATGTTGAGATTGATGCCAAGGGAGCCATTCATTACAAATGTGATAGGCATATGACCCCGACGGAGTTTATGCCTAAAATGCTCGAATATTTAAAGGAAAAAAGTGTTTCCATTAAGACGAATGAGGAAATCTTGGATATCACTTTGAGTGGAAGCAATATTTCTGAAATCAAAACTGCAAAAGGCACCTATACTGCTGATGAGGTTATTTTGGCCGCAGGATCCTGGAGTGGCATTATATCAAAAAAATTGAATATTAAGTTACCCATTCAGGCTGGAAAAGGATATAGGGTTAATGTGGACAGGCCAACTGGAATTAATCTCCCCGCAATATTGCTGGAAGCCAAGGTAGCCGTAACACCTATGAAAGGTTTCACTCGCTTTGCAGGGACGATGGAATTTTCAGGAATAAATTCCATTATTAAGAAAGAGCGTGTCAAAGCCATTGGAAATGCTGCGCGAGATTTTTATCCTGAAATAACAATCAGCCAAGATGAATTGGAAGATGCAAAAAGTGGAATGCGACCGGTCTCCCCAGACGGGTTACCATATATTGGTAAATGCGATACAATCAATAACTTGACTTTTGCCACTGGTCATGCCATGATGGGCTGGAGTTTAGGACCAGCTACTGGTAAATTGGTATCGGAAATCGTTAACAATAAAAAGACTTCTCTAGATATTAGTGCGTTTGCTCCTCATAGAAAATTCTAGTCTTTGCTAGATTTTATTTTAAGCTCAAAATCAATCATAACAGTTTTATTCACCTAAAAGGCTGAACCCTCCTTTTATAAGAAAACTATCATTTTTTGAAAACAGATTTTCGTTTTTAAGCATTGTGAAACCATTGAAAGTGCTTCCGGTTTCCACTTCTTGTTGTTTAAACCCTAATTGTTCGTTTTCGTCTGATTTTTTTAGAAGTACATACTGTTTATCATCAATTGTAATAATAGCGTCCTCTGGTATGGCTGTTCCAGAGATTGATTCTGTTATTATCTGGGCATCAACAAACATACCTACTGCAAAGTTGTTGTTTTCATCATTTGCCAAGTGACCATGAACTTTAACGGTACGGTTTTTTGGGTCAATCGACGTTCCAACTAAATGTACTTCGGCTTCATAGGTTTGCTCAACTGCTTCGGGAACCTTGAACATAATTCTCTGTCCCTCTTTTACTTTAAGAATATCTTTTTCAAATACAGAAAGTTCCACATGCACATGATCTGTATTGATTATTTCCATAATCTCATCTGCAGGAGATACAAATGTACCTTTACTCACATTCAATCTTGTTATGCTGCCATGAATCGGGGCATATAGCGTAATGATTGAGCTCATTTTTCCCGCTTCAACATTTTGTATATTGATATTGAGCATCTGTAGCTTTTTCTTAAGACCATTGTAAATTGCTAAAGTACTTTTGTAATCGCTCTCAGCTTTTAGAAAGTTTTTTTGTGAGCTTATCTGTTCCTCGACTAGGGTTTTTTGACGATTATATTCAGATTTTAAATATTTCAATTTCTGGGCTGATTCAAGATATTCCTGTTGGATCTCGACAAATTCTGGATTTTCTAAAGTTGCCAGGACCTGACCCTTTTTCACTTTATCTCCAATGAGCAAATTACTGTTTTTGACATACCCGCCGGCGAATGAACTTATAATTGCCTTATTCGATGGTGGTACATCTATCATACCTGTGGTTTGTACGATTTTAGGAAATGATTGTTCGCTCAATGTGCCAAGCTCCATTCTACTGTCATTAAACTGTTCCTTTGTAATTTGAATTACCGAATCGTCGGAAGTCACTTCACTTTCAGAGCCACTTTCAGTTTTGCTCGCATTTTCTCCGCATGAAGTGAGCTGAAATGCAAAAACAAAAAAGGTTATGTATAAAATTTGTTTCATGTCTATTGTTTTAATTTGTTTATTCGAAAATCTATTAATCATTATACACTGCTTATTTTTCATAATGTCAAATGATTTATTGCGATAACCGTTTGATTATAATTGTTCAGGTTTTCTAAATACGATAGAGTTAAACGGTATGCATTTTCCAAACTCTGTATATATTGAAAGAAGTCTATTTCTCCATTTTTATAGCTTAAGGATGCCGTTTTTAGAATTTCATCCGAAAGGCTTTGCCCATCAACTTGGTAATAAGACAGGGCTTCTTCATACTTCTGAAGCTCTCCCATTAATTCTTCTTTTTTCAATAGGAGTCTATTTGTATACTCATTGGATTGCTCAGAGGCTATTTCTTTGGCAATGTTGGCAGCTTTGATTTTGGACGAGTTGCCACTGAATAATAGTGGAATTTTGAGACCAACCTGATATCCATAAAGGTTTTCACCAAGGCCCGAGTTGGTTCCTTGAAAGTACTCAAAGCTTATATCAGGTAAAAGACGTTGTTTTTCCAATCCACTTTTAGCTCGGAACAATTCATTTCTTTTATTATAAAGAGAAATACCGGCATTCAATGAAATATCATTTTTGGTGACTTGCAGTTTTTTAAGGGGCATCACTGCAATCTTCAACAAAGAATCCACTTGGGTTATTTTTTGAAGCCTTGAAAAGGCTATGGTAATATCTTCCTTAGCTTGATTAAAAAGGGCACGGAGCTCTTTATGTTTGGCCTGAGCAGTTATCTTTTCCAGATAATTGGTTTCGCCCAACTCAAATCTACGTAGAGAAGCCTGAGCGAACTTTTGATATACGCT contains:
- a CDS encoding efflux RND transporter periplasmic adaptor subunit translates to MKQILYITFFVFAFQLTSCGENASKTESGSESEVTSDDSVIQITKEQFNDSRMELGTLSEQSFPKIVQTTGMIDVPPSNKAIISSFAGGYVKNSNLLIGDKVKKGQVLATLENPEFVEIQQEYLESAQKLKYLKSEYNRQKTLVEEQISSQKNFLKAESDYKSTLAIYNGLKKKLQMLNINIQNVEAGKMSSIITLYAPIHGSITRLNVSKGTFVSPADEIMEIINTDHVHVELSVFEKDILKVKEGQRIMFKVPEAVEQTYEAEVHLVGTSIDPKNRTVKVHGHLANDENNNFAVGMFVDAQIITESISGTAIPEDAIITIDDKQYVLLKKSDENEQLGFKQQEVETGSTFNGFTMLKNENLFSKNDSFLIKGGFSLLGE
- a CDS encoding NAD(P)/FAD-dependent oxidoreductase, which gives rise to MSKNVIVIGGGIIGLCSAYYLSKEGHRVTVIDKSDITSGASFVNAGYLTPSHIIPIASPGMIAKGIKWMFNSSSPFYMKPRFDLDFFKWSWYFHRASTNEKVERAIPVIKDINLLSRDLFEDLKSSNDLGDFQLERKGLLMLYKTDAAGEEEMTVAEKAKYLGLEVSLLNKQQLDAIEPNVEIDAKGAIHYKCDRHMTPTEFMPKMLEYLKEKSVSIKTNEEILDITLSGSNISEIKTAKGTYTADEVILAAGSWSGIISKKLNIKLPIQAGKGYRVNVDRPTGINLPAILLEAKVAVTPMKGFTRFAGTMEFSGINSIIKKERVKAIGNAARDFYPEITISQDELEDAKSGMRPVSPDGLPYIGKCDTINNLTFATGHAMMGWSLGPATGKLVSEIVNNKKTSLDISAFAPHRKF
- a CDS encoding 4-hydroxyproline epimerase; amino-acid sequence: MGRTTFTCIDAHTCGNPVRVVSKGGPELLGDNMSEKRQHFLKEYDWIRKGLMFEPRGHDMMSGSIFYPPSNPENDFGILFIETSGCLPMCGHGTIGSITIGIEEGLLKPKTPGKVRMETPAGLVQVEYQQTKNKVDWVKLTNVKSYLAATDLTIDCSELGELVFDVSYGGNFYAIVDPQKNFPGIQDFTASKLIQYSQEIRDKINKKFPSMFVHPENETINGVSHMLWTGDTISPNATARNAVFYGDKAIDRSPCGTGTSARLAQWHAKGKLKIGEEFIHESYIGSQFIGRVEEEVTLNGIPAIIPSIQGWARIYGHNTISIDDDDPYAHGFQVI